The following is a genomic window from Phycisphaeraceae bacterium.
ATGAATCCTCGCGCCCAGCGCCTTAAGCCCGCGCAAATGCAGATCGACCGGCCGGTCGCCGATGTTGCACCCGCCGGGCATGGACACCTTGGCCTGTCCGCGCTTGGCGAGCAGCGGCCCCAGCACGCAGATGCTTGCCCGCATGGTGCGAACGATGTCGTAGTGCGCCAGACACGGTTCGGGATTGTTGGCGTGGAGCGTCATCACGCCGGCTGTGCCCGGCTCGACAACCGCCACGTGCGGATCATTTCCGCTGCCGTCGGTCTGCTGTTTTTTGTATGCCTTGGCCTGTGTCGCATTGATGGCTCGGCGCTCGACGGGGCAGCCCAGGGCGTCGAGCAGTTTGGCCATGTTCTGAATGTCGGAGAGGTCGGGCACATCGTGGAGGATGACCGGATCGTCGGTCAGCAGTGTCGCCGCCATGAGGGGAAGGCTGGCGTTTTTCGAGCCGTTCACGCGGACCTTGCCGCGCAGTCGCTTGCCGCCGTTGATGACGAATGCGTCCATATCCCCGTCCTTTTCAATAAATCGGTTGAGAGGTAGGCGACCCGCCGCGGGGCTGCTCGTTGATCGGTGGATTTATCGGCAACGAGTGTGAAAGTTCTGCAAAGCAATCCCCACCCGCAACGATCACCCCGCCGGACACGCTCAACGTCACGCACCGGGCAAGGTCAGCCGCACCAAAAGTCGAAAGTCGCGGCTGGACCTCGTTCCCGCCGACGCCAAAAACTGGTACAACCCCACTCATGCAAATCGCCTCCCTGATCCGTGACGTGCCCGACTGGCCCAAACCCGGCATCGTCTTTAAGGATATTACTCCCCTGCTGGGTCATCCCGCCGGTCTGGCGATGGCGGTCGAGCTGATGGCCAATCCCTACCGCGGCATCGGAATCGATCTGGTCGCCGGGGCCGAGAGCCGGGGGTTCATCTTCGGCACCGCGATCGCGCAGTCGCTGTCGGCGGGGTTTATCCCCATTCGCAAACCTCGGAAACTTCCCTATAAGACCGCCGCCATCGAGTACGACCTTGAGTATGGCAAGGATACTCTCGAAATCCATTCCGACGCGGTGAAAAAAGGTCAGCGTATCCTCATGGTGGACGACCTGATGGCCACGGGCGGCACCATGAAAGCCTGCTGCGATCTCATCAGCGGGCTGGGCGGAGAGATTGCAGGCATCACGGTCCTGATCGAGCTGACGTTTCTCTCCGGTCGTGACAAGCTCAAGTCTTATGGTGATCTACA
Proteins encoded in this region:
- a CDS encoding adenine phosphoribosyltransferase, encoding MQIASLIRDVPDWPKPGIVFKDITPLLGHPAGLAMAVELMANPYRGIGIDLVAGAESRGFIFGTAIAQSLSAGFIPIRKPRKLPYKTAAIEYDLEYGKDTLEIHSDAVKKGQRILMVDDLMATGGTMKACCDLISGLGGEIAGITVLIELTFLSGRDKLKSYGDLHAVVKY